The Alnus glutinosa chromosome 7, dhAlnGlut1.1, whole genome shotgun sequence genome includes a region encoding these proteins:
- the LOC133872331 gene encoding fructokinase-like 1, chloroplastic, producing MSSLQLIPPSLSLPLLLSCKLPRGNRASEPQTLAQISKPKRSVARASINGDTNGAVEPPKPTRRGRKKGSTSSSPTSPPKKTKSSRKTQAEKGTVEANEPDPEFGDYDDGIDFPYDDPPLICCFGAARKEFVPTVRVSDNQMHPDIYSEWKMLQWDPPEFVRAPGGPPSNVAISHVRLGGRAAFMGKVGKDKLGDELVLAMNMEKVQTRAVKFDGNAKTARTYVKLNFDDERMWAETVKEAAEDSLLSSELNLAVLKEARIFHFNSEVLTSPPLQSTLFRAIAWSKKFGGLIFFDLNLPLPLWRSRDETREIIKKAWNEANIIEVSRQELEFLLDEDYYERKRNYRPQYYADNFDQTKSRRRDYYHYTREEISPLWHDGLKFLFVTDGTLRIHYYAPSFDGVVIGTEDVLITPFTCDRTGSGDAVVAGIMRKLTTNPEMFENQDVLERQLRFAISAGIISQWTIGAVRGFPTESATQNLKEQVYVPSLW from the exons ATGTCGTCACTTCAGCTAATCCCACCTTCTCTTTCGCTTCCACTCCTTCTAAGCTGTAAACTTCCAAGAGGTAACAGAGCTTCAGAGCCTCAAACACTCGCGCAAATTTCTAAGCCAAAGCGGAGCGTGGCTCGAGCTTCCATCAACGGCGACACAAATGGAGCTGTCGAGCCGCCAAAACCCACTCGCCGAGGCAGGAAAAAGGGATCCACTTCGTCCTCGCCCACCTCTCccccaaagaaaacaaagagtTCTAGAAAAACCCAAGCCGAGAAAGGCACAGTCGAAGCCAACGAACCAGACCCAGAATTCGGCGACTACGACGACGGAATCGATTTCCCGTACGACGACCCACCACTGATCTGCTGCTTCGGCGCCGCACGGAAAGAGTTTGTGCCCACGGTCCGAGTGTCCGACAACCAAATGCACCCGGACATCTACTCGGAGTGGAAGATGCTCCAGTGGGACCCGCCGGAGTTCGTGAGGGCCCCAGGTGGGCCCCCGTCCAACGTGGCGATATCGCACGTGAGGCTGGGCGGGCGAGCCGCGTTCATGGGCAAGGTTGGGAAGGACAAGCTTGGGGACGAGCTGGTGTTGGCGATGAACATGGAGAAGGTGCAGACGAGGGCTGTGAAGTTCGATGGGAATGCTAAGACGGCGCGCACGTACGTGAAGCTTAATTTTGACGATGAGAGGATGTGGGCGGAGACGGTGAAAGAGGCCGCTGAGGATTCGCTTCTTAGCTCTGAGTTGAACCTTGCTGTGCTCAAAGAG GctagaatttttcattttaattcaGAAGTTCTAACATCCCCCCCATTGCAATCAACCCTTTTTAGAGCGATTGCATGGTCTAAAAAGTTTGGAGGTCTTATATTTTTCGACTTGAATTTGCCCTTGCCTCTGTGGAGATCGCGTGATGAGACAAGGGAAATAATCAAGAAAGCCTGGAATGAAGCAAACATCATTGAGGTTTCAAGGCAAGAGCTTGAGTTTCTTCTAGATGAAGATTATTATGAGAGGAAAAGGAACTACAGGCCTCAATACTACGCTgataattttgatcaaaccaAGAGCCGGAGGCGAGATTATTACCATTATACCCGTGAGGAAATCTCTCCGTTGTGGCATGATGGTCTTAAATTTTTGTTCGTGACTGATGGAACTCTTCGAATTCATTACTATGCCCCTTCATTTGATGGTGTAGTGATCGGAACAGAGGATGTGCTCATCACCCCATTTACTTGCGATAGGACTGGTTCTGGTGATGCTGTTGTGGCAGGGATTATGCGAAAGTTGACCACAAACCCTGAGATGTTCGAAAATCAAGATGTTTTGGAGAGGCAGCTTCGTTTTGCAATTTCTGCAGGAATCATATCACAGTGGACTATTGGTGCAGTGAGAGGTTTTCCTACTGAGAGTGCAACACAAAATTTGAAAGAACAGGTTTATGTGCCTTCATTGTGGTAG
- the LOC133872332 gene encoding protein transport protein YOS1-like, which produces MGFWTFLEAFLLFANSLAILNEDRFLAPSGWTLIEIQRDARNSLKGQIIGLIHACQFLRLPLIILNIVIIVLKLFSG; this is translated from the coding sequence ATGGGTTTCTGGACTTTCCTTGAagcctttcttctttttgcaaACTCATTGGCAATACTGAACGAGGATCGGTTTCTTGCTCCAAGCGGATGGACCTTGATAGAAATTCAAAGAGATGCGAGGAATTCACTTAAAGGGCAGATCATAGGGCTCATACACGCATGCCAGTTCTTGAGACTGCCCCTCATAATTTTGAATATCGTCATTATTGTTCTAAAGCTATTCAGTGGGTAA